The Silene latifolia isolate original U9 population chromosome X, ASM4854445v1, whole genome shotgun sequence genome contains the following window.
AATGCGTGGTAGAAATGTGTTGTTCTGTAGGTTTAGGAAGTTTTCAAATGTAAATATCTTGAAATTTTATCTACTATTGATGAACTAAATTAGAGTAATAGATTGATAATTTCCCTAAGCTCGGCTAGACCTGGAAATTATGGAACTGTTATGCTGCGTGTTTGAGTATGATTTGGGCTTGCAACTCATGGCCATTGTTGGTAACTGGAGATAACATTAAAAATATGTGGGGGAAAGTGAGTCCGAGGACCTGAGGGCTGTGAGTTCAGGAAAGGTTTGAGTATGGACAAGAATATAAGGTTTTAATCTTCTAGTTGGATTGTAACTGTCGGAGCATGGAGATCGGGGATTCGAGTCTGGATCtgtttatatatattttttttggggtagttttctttcttgttctttttcgtttttttattaGTATCATTTAAAATGTATAGCTTGAAATCTTTGAAGTTTGCCTGAACTAGATGCTTTCAGGGTTGTTACCACAACTTATATAGTGTATTTGTAtcattttaattgttattctGATATGTGCTCTTCGTCTAGCTTCAAAATATGCTGTAAATAACTAGAGCCATATTGTATACCTCAGTCGCTTGCTGTCAAAGAATGTAATCAAAATCTATCTCCTAAGAATTTCGCTGTTTGGTTACCTTTGTTATATACAATCCCTCTACTTTGAGTTTAAGGTATATTTGTCTGTATTCAACAAAGTTTTCTTTGTTTTTCCCAATCAGCTTTGAAGAACTATTGAAAATAGACGTCGAAGACATACTCGTGAAAGATTATGTTGATTGGTTCTTTTCATTAGGGCctgaagttgatgaaaatgaAATCTTATTGCCGCAAAATTATTGTGAATGGTTCTCGACATTAGGATCTGAGTCTAAGGCAAGTGTCTTGAATTCTTCTGATTATATGCAATGGTACGTGGAGAAATTCGCTCCACCTTTGGAGTTTCCGAGTTCGGCTGATCTGATCGAGGAATATGGTCACCTTGCTTTGGAATATTATAACAAGAAtaataaggtttttttttttttttttttttttttgtctcgccctattatttcttttatttcaatgactttttttttttttttgtctcgccctattatttcttttatttcaatgactctttccccataattgttattgatttctaACGAGTTCAATATTTTTTTGAATGAATATGGTGCTAGTGTGATTACGAATATGTGAGGGACGTGGAATTAAATGAATGTGGTGATTCAGCTCATCTGAACTTCTATGGTCGCCTCAAAGTCTCTCCATCGAGACCGGAATCAGAAGCACCTCAAAGACTCTTTTTTGCCAAGGTGGATTTATGCGATACAATTTTGGAGTGTCGTCTTCTTGATTCTGATGAATTTGGTATGTTCTTCAAAGTtgcctttatttatttatttatttattcaagtGTTGCACAATCTGTAGTGTACCTCTTGTTGTCAGCCTTTACTACAATTCTACAATAACAAAGAACCCTTCTTGAATTCAGTAAGCCCTTAAAACATCCCTAAAATGATCCTACTGCTTCCTCTTCCACCACTAAATCATTACCAGATAGCTCAATATTTGCATTTGTTGAATTACGAGTCCCTGGAATACAAGTTACCTTAAGGGGATGTTTATAAAGGGGTTTCAGGAAAGGGAATAAAAACTCTTTATTCCCTTTGGATATCTCCTCTCAGTTTCAGTTAACTTCCGGGATTCATAGGCTACGGGATGGTCGTTCTGGACAAGTACGCCTCCAATGGAAAAATCTGAGGCATCCGTGTGGATTTCGAATGGTTGGATTCTCTTTACCCCTCCTTTACCCCTCCTTTACCCAAAATCCCACTACATTCATTCCCCCCCACCCCCGCTCATTGCCTTCGCCGGCACCTCCGGCGACCCCATCATTGCTGCTCCCACCCCTTAAGCGTCACACACAGCATAAGGCAACCCCAAAAACAACCTTACACCCACCAAACACCACTCCACTACCCTGCCCACCACCCCTCGTGCCCTCTCCTACCGCAGAAGACCTATATCTGGTGGTAGATGTGGGGTTGTCTTAAGGTGGGGATATCATTTTATGGGGTGGTGGTGGCACGTGATGACTCGCTAACGCCGGAGGAGGGGTTGCTGGTGATGACGGTGGCAATGAGGTGGTACGCATGGCAGCAGGTGTGGTGGCAGTACAGGTTGTGAGTTTAATTTGTGGGTTAGTTTAATTTGTGggttaatttaatttaattttctcATCCCCTTTCATGGCATATACTGATATACCAAACAAGTGATTAATTCCAAGGGTTTTCCTTTCCTTACCTCTTCCTTTCCCTTTCCTCATTTCATTCCCTTACCTGTTGTTAAGCCAAAAGCCCCCTAAATCTCTGGTTACTCGCCTTACTTCCACCAGATTGTGATAGTTTATTTAAAGCTTTTGGAGAAGTGATGCTCATAGTTGTAGATGTTGAGGTTATGATTTCAATGGTTTTGGTAGTGTTCTTTTTCATAACCTGCAATTTCTGCCTTTGGTTACCACTATTAAAAGGAAGAGAATCCCATAGAAATGGGGGTCTAAAAACAGCCGGTAGTACGACATTTTCTCCTCCACTCGTATTATTTGCCCAAACTTGCTTAGCCATTATGAGAATGTTTGTGTTTCCccttttgcaggtgatgatgcaTCAGTACTACACCCTCCAGATGATTCCTACTGCCCAGTATGCAAAAGCGGCCATCGTAATCCACTCGAAGTGTCATGAATGATGACTTGTCTAGATTAGTTTTTTAATTGCTGTTGAAGGATTTTCAGTTCTCTCTCATGGGTCTGTATGAATTTTTAACCTAACTCATAGAACTCCTGTAATGAAGTGTCTTGGACTCCTCTTCTCTTCCTTAAACGCCGCGAAGATGTAATATTCTTAATTTATCTACGCCTTTTGAACACTCATTTATTTGTTTGGcatttttataacttttagcAAGTTTATATTCTCCATATTAGCCGAGTATTGGAGCTACCATCAACAATGGAGAGTTGCCCAAATCTCCTACATAAGCATTTTATAATCGAAAATCATCTTGCAGTGGACTTGCCAAAGTGCCCTGGATAGACTTGAGTATAGATTAACTAACAATAGGATCATATTGAACATAAACCAAGTAATACCATACCATAAAAAAACCAACTTTCTGTTGGGCCCGAATGAGGTGCATTCGGTTCGAAAAAGAGAGAGACGCGAGAGAGGATCTCCACGCGCTGTTGTTCCTCGTATGCCGAACGCAACTCCCGTTTAACTGCTCCTGATTTTGATTCTCTTCATTTCCCGCTCGACGTTAGTctttactccctccgtctcattcatttatttatctttattttaGATATGCTCACAAGAAATATCGTTTGTTTTGCACAAATTCTGGCCCGGCTCGCCCTTAGTGCGCGCTCTCTCCCTCTGCGCCTCAGTcatttatttaaaataatatacTTGCTAGAAATACCGTTTTTCGCACAATTAGTGTTCTCTCTCTCCGTCTCCGTCTCAGTGACTCGGACATTTGCTTACCTTTGTTGAAAATCGCACTCTTTAGCATATACTgctgttaattgatttatgttattgatgttcaaaattagggtttgatgATTTGACTGTTAGGCATTACCTTTTTGTTGGGAAATTAGCGCCAATCTCCCACACGCAACAGAAGCAACCAATTGACAAttaaaccgtaaaagtaaataaatgtaagcaataTTAAGACGAGGCGATAttttagggtcaaacccaggacaaaaccttccaaaccggaagtaaaacccactagccaaatagactagaatccactataataatatagtaccagtacaacgtaaccgtcTCGAATTAAATACCAATTCgaaacccacaataatataagataacaacctcTAGCCCTCCAATAATATTAGTCAATGCCACTAATATTACCCCTAGAGTAACTTCCTAAATTATTGTATTATAACACCCGTTATACTGCCTCTCACCCTCAAACCCGACTTGCTATTTTCTACCAAGCTAAGTCACCTTGTTTGATATTTTGTTGTGAGATATTGTTGTGTAACATCATGTAACATCTTGTAACATTGAACAAAACTTGTGTTGGACATATGTTAGAGGCAGAATGAGTAAAACTAGAGGCGAAATATAACAAACCCCTTTCATTTGTGTAGTCTTATTATCAAAAAAATATAGTAAATCCCTTTTTATGATGTCCCAAACTACTTTATTTTATCATCAACAATATAATTCTGATAAATACGGTACCGGAAAAATTCTTATGTCTTTCGAAAAAACCGTACTCCTATATGTAAAGGCAATTCATCAAACAGAATACTTATCATAAAGGCTTAGATGTAATAATTACGGTCCTCTCGATGGACAATAATTTTTCTCTCTTTTATGGCTCATAAATAAAACTCAATTTGGTCATTTTCtatgaactcaaaaactttaaaataaaactcagaaaataagcaataagaggtactacctcagaggtatagtctatgaactgatGGGATGGAGGGAATGAACATGTAAGAAAGTTAGGGAAAAACTAAAACATGCGGGGAAAAAGGGGATCCTTGTTGGACATAATTCAAGCTGAAACAAAGGAAGTATGATGAATGTACTAGACTGGTTAAACGGATCGATCACGCAAGTTAGATTTGGTAAAATATTGGTTGGATGTAAGTTGGGTTTGGAAAATATGGGTTGATGGATCGGGTTTATACGGGTTTTAATTTGTTAAGATCAAAATACAAGTCAATTTTATCTCATTTTACAATTGGTCATTTTCTTGCTTTTATATAGAAATAGATATTAGGTGTTACTTTTTTacatacgaattttactcttttACATACGTTATTTACGACTTTATCCTTGTCATTTTTTTAAACCCTCTACCAATTAATTTTTTTCCCCCTTTTCTCATCTCCCTTCATCCCGTGTATGCATTTTGTTTTACATTGTGTAGTTTCCACAACCCGTATCGGCCGTATCACAAAATTGAGGAATGAGACACTCTCGCcagataattaattatattacttCCGTTCAATCGGCCAATGATATGTTCATTTGTTAAACTGGTGTTGTTTAATGTGATGGAATTGAATAACATTCTTTTCTCGGCACTGACCATGCTTTAATGTCTCTCATACAATTTCTAACAGCTTTTTCAATGGCTAAGCCAAATCATATGGAAAGTTATTGATTGGTGGAGTAATTGATAACTAAGTTACTACTTTACAAGCCCTAATTTTAGAACACAAAAAATTGATAAACAAGTTACTAATAATTGTTAAAACAAATAATTACTTCACTACTTGAAGAACTTGAAGATTATAATCCATTATTAAAGTTTTTAGAACAATTGAATTCAATTTAGGTGATTCGTACCTAATTTGTCTAGATttatctaggtttaggaaaaggGTATGATACGGAAAGttaatgaaaaagtgtatgtgaaagagcaaaatccgtatgtgaaaaaacAATATTTCATTTCTTAATTATCGAAATTAATATACATTTCATATGGTATCAATAAGACtaaatatattttattaatacaTTCAATAATATCGCGTTCTATACAAAATAATGAGCTAATGATACAATAGTTATAGGTAGGAGACAAATCGTGATTAAATTTATATGATAATCATTTAACTAATTGTGTGGTTAAACTATACTTTAATACTAATAACAACATTATTTAATCTAAGAAATTCAATCCATATTAAATAACCCCTTCAATTTAttattttcttctctttgttttgaGCACAAGAATTAAGGAGGGAGTTAAATAATGAATAAAGAAAGAAGGTGGGATTTGTGGATTGGAGAGAATAATGAATAATTGggaattaaataagaaattgtgAGTTATGAGGGGTATGGTGATAGGAGAaaatgatgaataaaataagagtaaaagttaggtggggtttggtgataggagaaatgaatgaataaaataagagtgaaaagttttcaaaataagaaaggggaagaaaacctgaataattcgtttaaggaaatagggaagaaaacagtGAATATGAGAGACTACTACGTAAATGTAAACTCTCTGTTTAGAGAAATCCAATCTATATCAAACGGTTTACAGAGTACTCCATGAGACCGTGACACAATATAAACTAAGGTCTAACAGGTCAACTAGCTAAGGTCTCCTTTATCGAGCCTTTATCGAGTTGTGACTCGCTTTTATTGTTCGTTTCGGACTATGGTGCTTTTAAATTCGGTCGAGTTACAACTTACAACGGTTTACAAATTACTCCGTGACATAATATAACTAATGTCAAAATTATCTATATGAACTCTACTCCGCggtaattttgatcattgttttGTATTAATTTTTAATGAGTCTCCCTTGTGATGGGTATATCCGTCGCAAGTTTGTAACGGGTCAAGTATCACTCACTTGGATAAATAAGACAAAAGCAATAGTGTCTAGGAATCACAAATAGCTTGTCTTTATCTACCCAAGTAGATTTTATTTGATCCGTCATAAGCTTGTAACGGATATTGTCCGTCACAAATgaaaatttgtaattaattttttagcttcaaataatattttaaattaaaaaaaaagtgaGAAAGATGCTCACCCAAGTTGGGTTTATACTAAGTCCATTCTGCGGTAACCCACGAAAATGACTATAACTAATACGGAGTAGTTGAATTGAAAGatctttctattttatttttctatAACTAACTCAcaaacttttttattttatttttgatgttCGAAACTTGTGATCATATATTGACAAAGTTCGCAAGTCTGACCTGACTCGGGCCGAATTCGAGCAAGCCCGAAAAATTTTCAAACCAAAATCGACCTGATCCTGACCAGTAATTAGACACGACCCGATGATCAATGAACCAAACCCGGACCCGACCCAACTCAATATTGACCTGAAACGATATTGACACGATTAAATTGACGACcccacaattattaagcttattattgatcaaaatgaaagtgaccTGACTGAAACCTCACCCCACTCGACACATCATATGACCCGACCGACCCTACCCCGACTCAACCCAAAAAGGTAGGCTAACCCGATATTAGCCATATCCCGATATGACCTCGAGTCCTCGACCCATCTGACCTAATTATCACCTCTAATTACTATGTCTTCCTAAGTTTCTTTGAATAGCATCTATATCTGATTTTGTACTTAAGTACTGTATTGACGTGGTCTGAAATTTGCAGACATCAATTTCTTACCATCAATACATATACTATTACACAGAAGAACATTTACTGCATGTTAGGCTGTTATTGCAACATTTATACTGTAACAAACATACATCCTCCACGCATGATGCGCCTACATAGTTTCTCTACGATATATTAGTCATCCATATTCATGGTTTTAATTTGTGCATCTAGTTTCAATTATATTGCTTATCCCTCTAAAAAAAAATTGTCTTAGTTAGAGTGTAGAATTACGGCTCGACATCAAATCTTTAGGGGGTATCGTAAGATAATTTACTTTTCCTATGGCGAGTTCATCAAATCCTTGGTATGAATTTCTCTCTTCTCTATTGACATTTTCTATTACAaactattattgttatttttagttagtttaattactaAAGTGTTAGTGTGTTTGGCCTagattttatgtgtttttggtcACACTTTTTAGTCAAACAAATCATTATTAAAAAGTTAAAATAAATTGTCAAAAgtttaaaattcatttttgtgCCCATAAGAATAGAAACACCAATTTTGTACTTCTAACTTTTAAAAATTACATTTAAAAAATTAAGTTTAAGAAATAGAAGCTCATATTTTAACAAGCTATGCTCAATATCATGTTTAGTATTTAGTTTCTAATTCGCGAAAGTATTAATTGACCTTCTTTAACTTTGATCATTTGTAAGATTAAAAGTCACATAAGTTACAAATGAAGTAATTAGGGCCTATGAGTAGAGGTGAAAACGGCCCGAATCTAACAGGATTCGAATCCAGATCCAGATCCGCATTTTTCACACGGGATTCAGATCCAATCCATATCTGACGGGTCCAATTATTTTAGACCCAAATCCAGATCCGACAAATCTGGGTCAAATCCGAATCCCATGCTAGGGTTTGCGAATTTTCCCATGATAATCAACTTTTAAacttttttatatatataatacctTTAAAAGTTTGCACTTTTTTCCCCTACATCGCCCAAAAATCTCAATTTGTATGACCTTCGTGATAACGGAGTCAACATTAAGTCTCTTACCAACTTTTTTGAGACTAAACTAGTTTTAttgcccgtgaaattcacggggctAGCTATGTTATCACGGTGATGGTGTTATACAAGGCCGGATTTGCGATAACACTAGGCCCTACGGACAAAAGGGACACGTAAGAAGAAAAAAATTATTAACCAATACgtatattgtcataatatatcaTCAAAATATATTTATTGTTATGCATATGGCCACAAGTTACTAAACTTTTGCCAcagtttattattattttgtcacGAATATTGCTATGTTTGTCAGTGTTTTGCagcgattattgttattattgttttctatgttttttccttttttttttattattatgctCCATCCGACTCGGTCATTTTTCtaccttttattgttatttcattaaaaacaatcgatctatgtaattaattcaacctaaaagaaatttttcaaaataaaaatttcTATATTTTTGTTTGCGAACTATACTTCAACGTAGTTTGAATGGTTAACATTATTTTGAAAGAATATCGTGAAAACTATAAACGCTGGAAAAATAAATGATGATTTtgttcataaaatttattataacAAAAAAACGGACTGTAAAAacaatggtcttaagaaaaacggtcttaagaaaaacggactgTAAAAACAAAGCTCAAGGCAAAGAAGATGAACAATAAGCTCTCCATTTATGCCAAAAGGAAAATGCAGTGAAGAAATATTTGTTTTGAAGTAACAGAGGAATGTGTTTTGCATATCACAAAGGATGAACGGGGAGATGAGAGTTTATGATGCCTTTTTTtatccataataataataataatataataataataataataataataataataataataatattgacaACATTATTTTCTAACGGAAGTGTAGAAGGAAGTAGAGAATGAGGTCCTTAACTGGAAACTCCCATAGTTTAGGTCCTTAACTGGAAAAAGTTGCATAGTTTAGGTCATTATCTTCCCTTAACTCACTGTATTGGCATGGTCTGAAATTTGCAGACATCAATTTCTTACCATCAATACATATACCATTACAAGAAAAGAACATTTAGTGCATGTTAGGTTGTTATGACAACAAAAGTACATCCTCCATGCATGATGCGCTAGTTTCTCTACACTATATTAGTCATCCATATTCATGCTTTATATACAACTTAGGGTTGTGCAAATATGCTCTAGAAAAATCTCCTGCCGTCTCTCTAAGAAAATTAATTAATGAAAAATTCAAAGGAAAACTACCCAGAGGTTGAATCTCTggcttctttccttcttttctccATCTCTTTTGCTAGAATTTTCTTCTTGTCACTCTTCTTGAGTTTTACCTTCCATAAGATCCGACTTTAATTACTCTCCGTTTTAGCATTGGAGAATTTTTTCAGTCTTTTATCTTAAGAATGAAGGTAtaattcaagaattgaaatagaACTTTTTTTTTGAATCTTAATATCTGTTTTTAGCAAAATAATGTTAATATTGGGAGGATTTGATTTCATAAATCTTCTTTCTTAACATTTTTTCTGGAGATTGAAAATTGATTTTCCTTCTTTGAAATTTTAGTTTGGTTGAAATTTTGTCACATTAATTTCCTGCATTTTTGTAACTTTTGATCTTTGGTCTTATTTTCCAGATTTTGTTACTCGAAGGTTCTTCTGCTTGTGTCTGAGATTGATGTTTTTTCCCTCTTGGTGTTTTGAAGTTTCTTTCTTAGTTGTATGATGATCTATGATTTTCTCGGTAAATTAAAAGTTTGGACTTTTTTTACCGTTCTCATCCGCGAGGATGTTATAGGTTGATTTCATTCAACCTAgtttcctttccttatcaaaaaaaaaaaaaaaaaaaaaaaaaaaattgtcttagTTAGAGTGTAGAATTACGGCTCGGCATCAAATCTTTAGGGGGTATCGTAAGATAATTTACTTTTCCTATGGCGAGTTCATCAAATCCTAGGTATGAATTTCTCTCTTCTCTATTGACATTTTCTATTACAaactattattgttatttttagttagtttaattactaAAGTGTTAGTGTGTTTGGCCTagattttatgtgtttttggtcacactttttagtcaaataaatCATTATTAAAAAGTTAAAATCATTGATTAGGGTTAGTTTGCGGACTGATTTTTTCATGTCGTATTGTTGGTGACAAGTTTGAGTTTAAAGGTGGTGAGTTGGTAGTTCGTTGGTTACCACCAGTTCGTCTTACGGCTTATAGCCAGTGGTAGTGTTGGTGAAAACATTTGGTCTGATTTGTTTGGATTGTGGGTGTTAGAGTGGTCTGATTGTTGTTGTGAGTTTGCTCCCCACTCTTTCTCAATGCCACCTTATCGTTATCCGGTAGAACGTCACTTGTTGGAAGGTAACACTAAAAGTTGCATTCAGTATGATGAGAAATCCGGTAATATAACTTTTCCGTTCCGTTTTAGAGATCAACGGCGTATACATTCCGGAAGTTAAAataaattgtcaaaaatttaaaattcatttttgtaCCCATAAGAATAGAAACACCAATTTTGTACTTCTAACTTTTCAAAACTACATTTAAAAAACAAGTCCGGGTCAAATCCGAATCCCATGCTAGGGTTTGCGAATTTTCCCATGATAATCAACTTTTAaactttttttatatatataatacctTTAAAAGTTTGCACTTTTTCCCCTACATCGCCCAAAAATCTCAATTTATATGACCTTCGTGATAACGGAGTCAACATTAAGTCTCTTACCAACTTTTTTGAGACTAAACTAGTTTTAttgcccgtgaaattcacggggctAACTATGTTATCACGCTGATGGTGTTATACAAGGCCGGATTTGCGATAACACTAGGCCCTACGGACAAAAGGGGCACgtaagaagaaaaaaaattattaacCAATACgtatattgtcataatatatcaTCAAAATATATTTATTGTTATGCATATGGCCACAAGTTACTAAACTTTTGCCAcagtttattattattttgtcacGAATATTGCTATGTTTGTCAGTGTTTTGCagcgattattgttattattgttttctatgttttttccttttttttttttattattatgctCCATCCGACTCGGTCATTTTTCtaccttttattgttatttcattaaaaaCAATCGATCTAAGtaattaattcaacctaaaagaaatttttcaaaataaaaatttcTATATTTTTGTTTGCGAACTATACTTCAACGTAGTTTGAATGATTAACATTATTTTGAAAGAATATCGTGAGAACTATAAAAGCTGGAAAAATAAATGATGATTTtgttcataaaatttattataacaaaaaaaacccaaaatttAATTACTATTCATTTTGATATTTAAtgattgtttaatttatttttagaatGAAAAGCCAAATTTTGATAATTGTGTTTAATGCTACAAAATATTTTGGCACGTGATgtgttttttctttatttttttttacattttacattgtttttctatttttctttttatgGGTCACATGTTGTGTTTGatcttttattttctttgcttattattttttcttcttcagtgcattttttttgtttgatattttttagttatttttcTCTCTTCGCTTTTATTTGTCTTTATCTTATTTCAACAATAAACGTGAAACTCCTAGGctatcaaccccccccccccaaaaa
Protein-coding sequences here:
- the LOC141619292 gene encoding uncharacterized protein LOC141619292 isoform X2 yields the protein MEITEQYDQYLISCSRFLVDKYKRMLSEEADNSSRDSDSSSDSSGSPPHKRPRGPLPFITFEELLKIDVEDILVKDYVDWFFSLGPEVDENEILLPQNYCEWFSTLGSESKASVLNSSDYMQWYVEKFAPPLEFPSSADLIEEYGHLALEYYNKNNKCDYEYVRDVELNECGDSAHLNFYGRLKVSPSRPESEAPQRLFFAKVDLCDTILECRLLDSDEFGDDASVLHPPDDSYCPVCKSGHRNPLEVS
- the LOC141619292 gene encoding uncharacterized protein LOC141619292 isoform X1 yields the protein MEITEQYDQYLISCSRFLVDKYKRMLSEEADNSSRDSDSSSEEKHKSMHSKESDSDSSTDSSGSPPHKRPRGPLPFITFEELLKIDVEDILVKDYVDWFFSLGPEVDENEILLPQNYCEWFSTLGSESKASVLNSSDYMQWYVEKFAPPLEFPSSADLIEEYGHLALEYYNKNNKCDYEYVRDVELNECGDSAHLNFYGRLKVSPSRPESEAPQRLFFAKVDLCDTILECRLLDSDEFGDDASVLHPPDDSYCPVCKSGHRNPLEVS